The nucleotide sequence CCGTCGCCTTTATCCGGAGAATTCGGAAGAGCGTAAGCAGGCAATCAAACGCCATCTGGAGTTTTTCAATACCCAGCCGTTTGTCGCGGCACCGGTATTAGGCGTGACTATGGCGATGGAAGAACAGCGCGCCAACGGCGCACCGATTGACGACGGAGCAATCAACGGCCTGAAAGTCGGGCTGATGGGGCCGCTGGCCGGCGTTGGCGACCCGATATTCTGGGGAACCGCGCGGCCAGTCTTCGCCGCACTCGGCGCCGGCATCGCCATGAGCGGCAGCCTGCTCGGGCCGATTCTGTTTTTCGTGCTGTTTAATCTGGTGCGTTTGCTGGTGCGTTATTACGGCGTCGCCTACGGTTACCGCAAAGGCGCGGATATCGTGAGCGATATGGGCGGCGGCCTGCTGCAAAAGATGACCGAAGGGGCATCGATTCTGGGGTTATTCGTCATGGGGGCGCTGGTCAACAAATGGACCCATGTCAATATCCCACTGGTGGTATCGCGCGTAACCGGGCAGGATGGGAAGACGGCCGTTACTACGGTGCAATCGATCCTTGATCAGTTGATGCCCGGCCTGGTGCCGTTATTGCTGACGTTTGGCTGTATGTGGCTGCTGCGGCGCAAAGTTAATGCGCTCTGGCTGATCGTCGGCTTCTTCGTTATCGGCATCATAGGCTACTGGATAGGCCTGTTGGGACTTTGAATCTAGCGGCCGGGGCAACCCGGCCATTTCTCACCCTGGGCGATGCACGCGGCTTTCATCACCCTAATCTGTTGTTTCATATCCTGTATTCATGCCACCACCGGAGTTGCTCATGACTTTCACCGACGTCGTTCTGATGGTATCCATTGCCCTGGCCCTGCTGTATGCAATTTACGATGAATTCATCATGGACCAACGGCAAGGTCAGACCCGACTCAAGGTGCGATTGCAGCGGAGGTATCGCCTGGATGCGTTGATCTTCATCGTGCTGGTGGGGATACTGGTTTACAAGAGCGTCACCACCCACGGTTCCCCCCTCACCACGCTGCTGCTTTTCTCGCTAATACTGATGGCGATATATCTGACCATGATTCGCTACCCGAAATTACTCTTCAAAGATCAAGGGTTCTTTTATGCCAATATCTATATTCCTTATCACCGTATTAAAAATATGAATTTATCGGAAGACGGTATCCTGGTGATAGATCTTGAAAAAAGACGGCTGCTTATTGCAGTCAAGGAACTGGATGATTTGGAAAGAATATATCAGTTTATGATTGAAAATCAGTAAGTTAAATTATTTACATCTTATAATAAAATAATGATTTTTATTTTTGAAAAAAATGTGCTGCTATTTTAACCATACGGTTGTTGATGTAATTTCCGGAGGTTGTTTCCAACCCGTTAAAGATGAAAATAATTATCAATTGCATTTATAATGCCTATATTATTTGTTGTTGTTTAATGCGGGAATAATATGATATCGTTGCGCCGTCCTTGGGGAGTAGCCGATTCCTGAAGTCTCAAATTCAGGAATGCTCGTATCAACATACTCGTTCTTCACTGAACGTGGTACGGGCGGCCAGGTTGGCAGGCGAGACCATAGAAACGCGATCCGTCGTCTGGTTGGGGGTGGATTTCGTGGATATGGAGAACCGCCCAGCCGAGGCTATTACACATGAACTTATCCGCTACGCTTATTCTTGCTTTTGGCATGTCGATGGACGCGTTTGCTGCGTCTATTGGTAAAGGTGCCGCCCTGCATAATCCTCGCTTCCGCGAAGCCATCCGAACGGGTTTGATCTTCGGTTTGATTGAGGCATTGACGCCATTAATCGGTTGGGCGCTGGGGTTTTATGCCAGCCGTTTTATTATCGCCTGGGACCACTGGGTGGCTTTCAGCCTGCTGCTGATTTTAGGTGGCCGCATGATAATGGAAGGGCTGAAAGGCGAAGACAGCGGCAACTGTGAAAAAATATCCAAACACAGCTTTTTCATTCTGGTCTGTACGGCTGTCGCCACCAGTCTGGATGCAATGGCGATTGGCGTCGGTTTGGCTTTCCTGCAGGTGAATATCTTCCACACCGCGATGGTTATCGGCTGCGCCACCATGATTATGGTGACTCTCGGCATGATGATTGGTCGCTATGTTGGTCCGATCATCGGTAAACGCGCCGAAATCCTCGGTGGTATCGTCCTGATCGGTATTGGCTGCAACATTCTTTACGAACACCTGTTCGACTTCGCCTGATACGCACAGCGGGCAGCCAGGCTGCCCGCCATTTGTTCACCCATCACGGCGATGAAAACGAATCAAAAAATCGGTTTCACATTCAAACTGCTCCAACGCCATCAGTCCTTTACTGACGTCCGGCGTAGCCCGCCAGGCGAACGGCGTCATTTGTAGCAAACTGGCGGCATCGGCTCCGGTCATGACCATGCGATACTGCAACCGTTCCACTGTTTCCAGTGCAAACCCCGGAAACGCTTCGTCTACGTCGGGGTGCGGCCTGACTTCCTGATACACCCGCGCCTTAAGAGACAGCAAATGATTGGGCCCCGGAGAAACCGTCATCAGCCCGCCGCCAGGCCAGATGACTCGCGCCAGTTCATCACCGTTGCAGGGCGCGTAAATTTTCAATACCGCTGCCAGAGAATGGTCCTGAAAAGGCAGCCGCTGACTGGACGCCACACAGAACAGCACCTGGGCATAACGTTTCGCCGCGCGCTGTATCGCCGCCCTGGAGACATCCAGCCCATAAACCGCCATCCCCTGCGGCGTCAATTTGTCCGCCAGCGCGGCCGTGTAATACCCTTCCCCACATCCAATATCCAGCAGTGCGCCCGGTTGCATCTGTAGGAGAGCAGCCAACTGCTCTGATACCCGATCCCGTAATGGCTGATAGTGTCCATTATCAAGAAACGCCCGTCTGGCCTGCATCATTTCGGCGCTGTCCCCCGGTTGTCTGGAACGTTTAAACTGCACCGGCAGCAAATTGACGTACCCGTCCCGCGCACGATCAAAATGGTGACGTCCGCAGGACCAGCGACCAGATTCGACATTCAGGGGCTGATGACATAAGGGGCATTGATAAGGCACTGAAGATTTTTGCATAACACTCTTGATGATTTCGCGGATAACACCTGAAAAGCAAAAAACCCGCACGAGGCGGGTTTTATGGCATGAGCTGAAAATTACAGCGCAACAACGTTCACTGCAGAAGGACCTTTCTGGCCATCCTGAATTTCAAACTCAACATTCTGGCCTTCAGCTAAAGTTTTAAAGCCGTTGCCCTGAATTGCAGAGAAGTGTACGAACACATCTTTGCTGCCATCAGCCGGAGTGATGAAACCAAAGCCTTTAGACTCGTTGAACCACTTAACCTGACCTTTAATCTTTGCCATTTCAAAGTTTCCTTTAATAATTTAAACCGCACAAAGGCGTTATACAGAAAAACCAGAGTCGTTACTGCTTGAGGCACTAAAATAAGGATCGGCAGAGAAGTGGTATTCAACGCTAACGTTTGTACTCAAGACTTCTTTACTGAAAATGCCATTCATATACAGAACTGTACCTCGTTTTACCCAGATGCGTTATTACATACTCTGTAATCGTTGGCAAGCCATTTTTTGCCACCGATGGATGCGTCGCACAAATTAGAGTCTTTAATGTATTATTAATATCCACTCTACAATAATCTGGGATATTGACACACTAAAGCATTCTCTGCGGTACATCCAATCGTTTGATTATGTACACGGCATTCCAATTACGCAAGTCGGCATGATTGACTTATTGCCTGTCACGCTACTTGCCTGTCATACTATTCTATTGTCACTCTGTGTCATAACAAAATGATATTACCCCACTGGTTACAGAATGTATCGACTGTCCAGCCACTGTTTATCAAAAATGTGATTAAGGCATTCTTTTTTCGGCTATCAATGATAAGAAAATCCTTTTATGACAATGGGCTGCAATCTATTGACTCCTGATAATGACCATCCGGTCATATAATAATAATGAAATATAGTAAGTATATACCCAATAATTCGAGTTGCGGGAAGGCAGCACGTGAGTGACAAATTCGTTGGGAACGAATTTGACCAGCCAACGGCTGGCCTCCGGTGAGAGACAGGATGTCTCTCATTTAATCCCGATGTGCTGACTCAGGTAAGTGATTCGAATGAGCAAGCACAGCCAACACACCTGCAACATGAAGTATGGCGGGTATACTCTTTCGCAATTTAGAACAGAGATAACATTATTTTTGCAAAAAAGTGATTTACCGATGATTGTCCTCGCCCTACTCCGGTTTTATTTCTGTTTTTTAGCTGCTAAAAAAATGTTTATGTCGCACGTCTACGCAGCGCCCCTTCCTGCTTATTTCTCAACCCTTCAATTCTGTTACTGAGTTATATTTTTTATCCCTGAATACATGCCGTTGATTCAGCCGTCTTAAGCACATTTCATGCCTAACAAAAATTAATCTGGGTCAACCACCGGTACTACGTTGCCAAATAACGAATACCGATCTGGGTCAAATCCGGTATCAACGCCTGTCATTCGTACAGATATTGCCTGCATTTTTTTGACATCAACCGTGACAACCCCGGCGGAGCGCGTTATTGTGTCCCTGCCGCCCCCCTCCAATCACATCATATCCGGCGGGTTCATATATTCTTGAGGGAAGCCACCTGACATTACGGTTGTTGTGACGAACAATTGCTGTGACAACCGTCCACCTTCCCCCGTTTCGGCAGGACAACGCTGCCAGCTGTGCGCCAGATTCCGTTTTTACACTGCACAAATCGCTAATGTAATGATAATCGGCAACATCAACGGGAGGTGACCTATGTGGCAGACGATTGAGCAACTGCTGGAAGAACATCTTGGCCCCGGTGATATTCTGGATCGGCGGGAATTGCCTGGCGGCGAAATACATTCTGCCTGGTATCTGCGTTATGGTCAGCATGATGTCTTCGTCAAATGCGATGCCCGCGAGCTGCTGACCAAATTTCGCGCGGAAGCCGAGCAGTTAGAACTGCTGGCCCGCAGCAAAACGGTGCAGGTGCCGAGGGTGTACGGCGTCGGCAGTAATCGCGATTACAGCTTCTTACTGCTGGAATACTTCCCATCCAAACCCGCTTCTGCCCGCGATGCCTGGCGTCTGGGGCAACAATTGGCGCAGTTGCACCAGTGGAGCGATCAACCCCAGTTTGGCCTTGATTTCGACAACGATCTGTCCACTACGCCGCAACCTAATACCTGGCAACGTCGCTGGTCCAGTTTTTTTGCAGAGCAACGTATTGGCTGGCAACTGCAACTGGCTGCAGAGAAAGGGCTCCATTTCGGTGATATCGATACCCTGATCGCACAGGTGGAAAAACGGCTTTCGGGTCATCAGCCCCAGCCGTCATTACTGCACGGCGATCTGTGGTCCAACAATTGCCTCAATACCGACCGCGGTTATTACCTGTTCGATCCGGCCTGTTACTGGGGCGATCGGGAATGCGATTTGGCGATGTTGCCGCTGCATGCCGAATTACCGCCGCAAATCTACGACGGTTATCAGAGCGTCTGGTCGTTGGAAAAGGATTTTGTCGAGCGTCAGCCGATTTATCAAATCTACTACTTGCTTAACCGGGCCAACCTGTTCGGCGGCAAACACGTCGTGACCGCTCAACAGGCGATAGAGAGTCAGTTGCTATGACGAGGAACGAAGCCGATGCCGGGCCAACGTGGCCCGGCACAGCCGTCAGGCCAGGATACCCACGGTTTTCAGCGTGAGATAACCGATCACGGCGACCACGACCGGCAGGATATACAACGGAAAAAACTGCAGCAGAATAGTATGACGAGGTAGCGCCACCCGGGATTCCAGTTCTTCCCGGGTTTTGCCTTCATCGCCTTTGACCTTCTCCAGAATCAGCTGATCTTCCAGCCCTTCACGGATATGCTTGACCTGCCGAGACAGCCGGGAACCAGACACTTGCAGCGCCAGACCGACAAACATCAACAGATAAATCAGCCAGAACATGATGGTGGCTGACGCCGACAAACGAGCAAACTCAGGCACCGGCGAGTTGTACCAAAAAATGTTCAGAAACGGCGTATTGAAGCGCAGCACTTCCACCACCAGATGCAAAAAATCCTGCATCACGCCATTAATCCCCTGCTTCTTTTCGGTAAAGGCATGAATAAGATTGGCCAGCGAGATAATGGTCGAGAGCAAAGCCGGAAGAAAGATGACCCATCCCGCAATGCGTTTGATCACGGCAAAAAGGCCAGCCTGTCGATACGTCATGTGTTCCCCTTGTGCGTGACGTCACATCCGTGCCACGGTGAGCAAGAAAAGTGTAGACCCATAAAACTCGTTAGAAGGGTACTTCAGGTTTTAACAGAGTCAACGTTTTCTTTCCGGGAGGCACCGTCCGATCGCCCATCGTCGACGACAACCACCGTCAGGCTGATGGAAAGTAGACTATATAAGGAAGGAATAAAGGAAGGTGTCTCGGCAAGGCGCCGGCAACATCGCCGGCACCTTATTAACAGAAGGGATCAGAGGAAGTCGGCGCGTTTCGGTGAGAAGGTGTCGATCAACACGCTACCTTCTTCCAGCGACACCACTCCGTGCATTTCATTCTTCACCGCCATATAGGCATCGCCGGTTTTCAGAATGCGTTTTTCGCCTTCGATCACCACTTCGAAGCTGCCAGCCGCCACGTAGGCTATCTGATCGTGGATGTCGTGTTTATGCGGCGTACCGATGGCACCTTTGGCGAAATGAACGCACACCATCATTAGCTCATCACTCCAGGTGATGATTTTACGTTTGATGCCATCGCCCAGTTCTTCCCACGGCGTTTCATCGTCAATAAAGTACCTTCTCATGGTTTCTCCTTAAGATCATACAGCGTGCCTCCCTTGAATGAACAAGGTAACACAAAGGGTAAATACCAATATTCTAGTAATATCGGCATCAGATGAAACATAAAATAAGCAAAATCATGACGCCTCTCAAGAAATAAATAAAACATTATTTCATTTTTATTGAATTCACATCTCAACCACACTATCATCGCGCCATAACACGAAAGAACCGGGCAAAAAAGGTTCAGGTGACGTTGTCACTGCCACGCGAGGTGACCTGTTCCGCCCGGCGCTTTCCTATTCAGGCCCACAGTCTGATTTCCATCTGAAAGCGAGGAGCTACCATGCAAGTCCGTCAGAGCATCCACAGCGACCACGCCCGTCAGCTTGATACCGCTGGCCTGCGACGCGAGTTTCTGATCGAACGCATTTTTGATGCAGACGCCTGCACCATGACCTACAGCCACATCGACCGAATCATCGTGGGCGGGATAATGCCCGTCCATCAGGCGGTGACGGTCGGCGTGGATGTGGGAAAACAGCTGGGCGTCAGCTACTTTCTTGAACGCCGCGAACTGGGCGCCATCAATATCGGCGGCGCCGGCGTAGTCAGCGTAGACGGCGAACGCTATGAAATCGGTCACGAAGAAGCCATTTATATCGGCAAAGGCGTACGGGACATCCGTTTTACCAGCGTGGACTCAGCCAAACCCGCCCGCTTCTACTATAACAGCGCGCCGGCGCACACCACCTATCCGACACGCAAAATTACCGCTGCAGAGGCATCTCCGCAAACCATCGGCGATGACGCGACCAGCAACCGTCGGACCATCAACAAATATATCGTTCCGGATGTATTGCCTACCAGCCAGCTTACTATGGGGTTAACCAAACTGGCGGAAGGGAGTCTCTGGAATACCATGCCGTGCCATACCCATGAGCGTCGCATGGAAGTCTATTTTTATTTCGATATGGATGAAGAAACGGCGGTGTTCCACATGATGGGACAACCACAGGAAACCCGCCACATCCTGGTACACAACGAACAGGCGGTGATTTCACCGAGCTGGTCGATTCATTCGGGTGTAGGCACCAAACGCTACACCTTTATCTGGGGTATGGTTGGCGAGAATCAGGTTTTCTCAGACATGGATCACGTCAAAGTTAGCGAACTACGCTAGCGACTTACCCAATATTTCGCGTTGCGGGAAAGAGGCAAGTGGAACGCATCCCCAGTCAGCGACCGGGATGCGTGAGAGCAGCCGGCAAGCCGGCAACCTGAAATGTAACGGGTATAAACCGGTATTTCCCTACAGTAACAAGCTCACGACAAGACATGTCGTTTACAGAGAGATTAAAGCTATGATTCTAGATTCATTCAATTTGCAGGGCAAAGTGGCACTGATCACCGGCTGTGATACCGGTCTGGGTCAGGGTATGGCTGTCGGTCTGGCTGAAGCGGGCTGTGACATCGTCGGCGTCAACATTGTTGAACCGAAAGAAACCATCGAAAAAGTCACTGCCACAGGCCGTCGTTTCCTGAGCCTGACCGCTGACATGAGCGATATCTCCGGTCATGCCGCACTGGTGGAAAAAGCCGTTGCCGAGTTCGGTAAAGTGGACATTCTGGTTAACAATGCCGGTATTATCCGCCGTGAAGACGCCATCGAGTTCAGTGAAAAGAACTGGGACGATGTGATGAATCTGAACATCAAGAGCGTGTTCTTCATGTCTCAGACTGTTGCCCGTCAGTTCATCAAACAGGGTCATGGCGGTAAAATTATCAATATCGCGTCCATGCTGTCCTTCCAGGGCGGTATCCGGGTACCGTCTTACACCGCCTCCAAGAGCGCGGTCATGGGCATCACCCGTCTGCTGGCCAACGAATGGGCGAAACACAACATCAACGTCAACGCCATCGCGCCCGGCTACATGGCGACCAACAACACCCAGCAGTTGCGCGCCGATCAGGACCGTAGCAAGGAAATCCTGGAGCGTATCCCGGCAGGTCGCTGGGGTCTGCCGCAAGACTTGCAAGGTCCGGCCGTGTTCCTGGCGTCCAGCGCATCCGATTATATAAACGGTTATACCATTGCTGTTGATGGCGGCTGGTTGGCTCGCTAATTTTTCCGCAAAAATTTTTTGTGACCGAAGGCACAATCCTGAATTGTGCCTTTCTTTTATCTATCAGTAATTTATCATCCGCATTCCTTTCCTTCTCGTTTCCAAATCTTTCATAAAAAATTTTCAAAACAACGTTCCGACTTTGATCACACTTTCGATACTGAGCACATGACGAAAATATAAGTTGGGCAATATAATCAATCAAAACAATGTTTCTATTTATAAGGAACTGTTTCGCTCAGTTCTATAAGAAGGTACTCCATGAGTATTTTTACTGATTTGAACACCAGCAGAAAATGGCAAATCGAACAATGGCTATCGGCGATTAACAACCATATCGAAAAGATTCAGCAATATGGTCACAGTGTGGTCAATCCAACGCCGTTATTGGCTGACGGATTTGAGATAAAAACGCAGTCTCCAGTTGTCTGGCAGTTTCCCGATGGACATGATGCACCGATTTCTAACTTCGCCAGCCAGCAAAACTGGTTGCGATTATTAATTTCCATGAGCGCGGTCACAGAAACGGAAAAATATCGCCAACTGGCGTTTTCTCAGAGTGAATATTTTCTGAATCGCTTTGTCGATGAAAATAGCGGACTTTTTTATTGGGGCGGCCACCGCTTTATTAATCTCGATACGCTGGTCAGTGAAGGTCCGGAATCCAAATCGATGGTGCATGAATTAAAACACCATCTGCCCTATTACGAATTTCTGCATCAGGTCAATTCGGAAAAAACCCGCCATTTCATTCAGGGATTCTGGAATGCACACGTAGAAGACTGGAACAGCCTGGATTTGGGCCGCCACGGTGATTACGCCAGGCAACGCGACCCGGATGTATTTCTGCACTCCCGTCGGGATGTGGTCACCCCGGCCAAATGGCCGGAATTGCCGCTGACCAAAGGGCTGACCTTTGTCAATGCCGGCACCGACCTGATCTATGCCGCTTTCGTCTATGCACGCCACACTGGCGACGTACACGCGGCGGCCTGGGGCAAACACCTCTATCGCCAGTATGTGCTGGCGCGTAATCCGGAAACCGGTATGCCGGTTTACCAGTTTAGCTCGCCCTTACCACGCCAGCCGGTGCCGGTGGACGATAACCAGACTCAGTCCTGGTTCGGCGACCGCGCCCAGCGGCAGTTCGGGACCGAGTTTGGCGCCATTGCCCGTGAAGCCAACGTGCTGTTTCGCGACATGCGCCCGCTGCTGATCGATAACCCGCTGGCCATGCTCGATATTCTGCGCCATCAACCCGACGCTGAAATCCTGACCTGGGTGATTGCCGGTCTGAAAAATTACTATCAGTACGCATACGACGTTGACAGCAACAGCCTTCGCCCAATGTGGAATAACGGTCAGGACATGACCGGCTACTGCTTCAAACGCGACGGTTACTACGGCAAAGCCGGCACTGTATTGAAACCCTTCCCGCTGGAAGGCGACTACCTGCTGCCGCTGGTACGCGCCTGGCGCCTGAGCGACGATGACGACCTGTATACGCTGATAGTCACCATGCTGTCCCGACTGGAGAAACAGGGCATCCATCAATCCGCCTCGCCCTTCCTGCTGCTGGCGATTACCGAACTGGCGCACGCCAAACAATCGGCACAGTGGGCGGAATATGCCTGGCAAATGGCGGAGATTTTATTTAAACGCTATTTCCATCACGGTTTGTTCGTACGGTCGGAACATCATCGTTATGTACGACTTGATGATCCCTTCCCAGCCATTTTGCTGACGCTGATCGCCGCCTGTAGAAATAAATGGCCGGAAATTCCTGCTATCCTGACTCAAGGGGGATACATTCATGGAGATTATCGAATTAATGGGGAAAGCCGGGTTATTTACGACACGGAATTTATTTACCCGGAAAAATTAATCCACTGATTTTATTTTTACAGATTCACCATTACTAAAGTAGGTAGGCATTATGAATGAAAACAAAATGCTGGGGTTAGCTTATATCTCCCCCTATATAATAGGGTTGATAGTTTTTACCGCTTTCCCCTTTATTTCATCGTTTGTACTCAGTTTTACTGAGTATGATTTAATGAGTCCGCCCACATTCACCGGTCTGGAAAATTACCACCGGATGTTTATGGAGGATGATCTTTTCTGGAAATCCATGGGAGTCACCTTTGCTTATGTGTTCTTAACCATCCCGCTAAAACTGATTTTCGCACTGCTGATCGCGTTTGTGCTGAATTTCAAATTGCGTGGAATCGGTTTTTTCCGTACCGCCTACTACGTGCCGTCGATTCTCGGCAGTAGCGTAGCTATCGCCGTATTGTGGCGCGCCCTGTTCGCTATCGACGGGCTGCTGAATAGCTTTATCGGCGTTTTTGGCCTCGATCCGGTCAACTGGCTGGGTGAACCGTCGCTGGCGCTGATGTCGGTAACCCTGCTGCGCGTCTGGCAGTTCGGTTCCGCTATGGTTATCTTCCTGGCTGCGCTGCAGAACGTGCCGCAATCCCAGTATGAAGCCGCGATGATCGACGGCGCCTCGAAATGGCAGATGTTTCTGAAAGTGACCGTGCCGCTGATTACGCCGGTTATCTTCTTCAACTTCATCATGCAGACTACGCAGGCGTTCCAGGAATTCACCGCGCCCTACGTCATTACCGGCGGTGGACCAACCCACTACACCTATCTGTTCTCGCTCTATATCTATGATACGGCCTTCAAGTATTTCGATATGGGGTACGGCGCGGCTCTGGCATGGGTGCTGTTCCTGGTGGTAGCCGTATTCGCCGCTATCTCCTTCAAATCGTCTAAATACTGGGTGTTCTATTCCGCCGATAAAGGAGGAAAAAATGGCTGATATTCATTCCCCACTGTCTGCGCAGGCTATTGCAGCGGCAGAAGTTCGCCGTACGCTGCGCCGTGAAAAAATCAGCGCAAGTATGCGTTACATCATTCTACTGGCAGTCGGCATTCTGATGCTCTACCCGCTGGCGTGGATGTTCTCGGCGTCGTTCAAACCGAACCACGAGATCTTCACCACTCTCAGTCTGTGGCCGACGCACGCAACCTGGGATGGCTTTATCAATGGCTGGAAAACCGGCACCGAATACAACTTCGGTCACTACATGATCAATACCTTCAAGTATGTGATTCCGAAAGTGGCGCTGACGGTTATCTCCTCCACCATCGTGGCCTACGGCTTCGCCCGGTTTGAAATTCCGTGGAAGAACTTCTGGTTCGCCACCCTGATCGCCACCATGCTGCTGCCGAGCACCGTGTTGCTGATTCCGCAGTACATCATGTTCCGTGAAATGGGCATGCTGAACAGCTACCTGCCGCTGTATGTGCCGGTTGCGTTCGCCACGCAAGGGTTCTTCGTGTTCATGTTGATCCAGTTCCTGCGCGGCGTACCGCGCGATATGGAAGAAGCGGCGCAGATCGATGGCTGCAACTCCTGGCAGGTGCTGTGGTACGTGGTGGTGCCGATTCTGAAACCGGCCATCATTTCAGTCGCCCTGTTCCAGTTCATGTGGTCAATGAACGACTTTATCGGCCCGCTGATTTACGTTTACAGCGTGGACAAATACCCGATTGCGCTGGCTCTGAAAATGTCTATCGACGTTACGGAAGGCGCACCGTGGAACGAAATTCTGGCAATGGCGAGTATCTCTATTCTGCCGTCTATCATCATCTTCTTCATGGCTCAGCGCTACTTCGTTCAGGGCGTTACCAGCAGCGGAATTAAAGGTTAATTGAGGATTTATCATGGCTGAAGTCATTTTCAACAAACTGGAAAAAGTCTACTCCAACGGTTTCAAAGCAGTTCACGGTATCGACCTGACGATCAAAGACGGCGAATTTATGGTGATCGTAGGGCCGTCCGGCTGTGCGAAATCCACTACCCTGCGTATGCTGGCCGGTCTGGAAACCATCAGCGGCGGCGAAGTTCGCATCGGCGACAAAATCGTCAACAACCTGGCGCCGAAGGATCGCGGCATTGCGATGGTGTTCCAGAACTATGCGCTCTATCCGCACATGACGGTTCGCGAAAACCTGGCCTTCGGC is from Dickeya dianthicola NCPPB 453 and encodes:
- a CDS encoding PTS mannose transporter subunit IID yields the protein MVDTTKKLTPSDIRAVFLRSNLFQGSWNFERMQALGFCFSMVPVIRRLYPENSEERKQAIKRHLEFFNTQPFVAAPVLGVTMAMEEQRANGAPIDDGAINGLKVGLMGPLAGVGDPIFWGTARPVFAALGAGIAMSGSLLGPILFFVLFNLVRLLVRYYGVAYGYRKGADIVSDMGGGLLQKMTEGASILGLFVMGALVNKWTHVNIPLVVSRVTGQDGKTAVTTVQSILDQLMPGLVPLLLTFGCMWLLRRKVNALWLIVGFFVIGIIGYWIGLLGL
- a CDS encoding DUF986 family protein, with the translated sequence MTFTDVVLMVSIALALLYAIYDEFIMDQRQGQTRLKVRLQRRYRLDALIFIVLVGILVYKSVTTHGSPLTTLLLFSLILMAIYLTMIRYPKLLFKDQGFFYANIYIPYHRIKNMNLSEDGILVIDLEKRRLLIAVKELDDLERIYQFMIENQ
- the mntP gene encoding manganese efflux pump MntP, which encodes MNLSATLILAFGMSMDAFAASIGKGAALHNPRFREAIRTGLIFGLIEALTPLIGWALGFYASRFIIAWDHWVAFSLLLILGGRMIMEGLKGEDSGNCEKISKHSFFILVCTAVATSLDAMAIGVGLAFLQVNIFHTAMVIGCATMIMVTLGMMIGRYVGPIIGKRAEILGGIVLIGIGCNILYEHLFDFA
- the rlmA gene encoding 23S rRNA (guanine(745)-N(1))-methyltransferase, with the translated sequence MPYQCPLCHQPLNVESGRWSCGRHHFDRARDGYVNLLPVQFKRSRQPGDSAEMMQARRAFLDNGHYQPLRDRVSEQLAALLQMQPGALLDIGCGEGYYTAALADKLTPQGMAVYGLDVSRAAIQRAAKRYAQVLFCVASSQRLPFQDHSLAAVLKIYAPCNGDELARVIWPGGGLMTVSPGPNHLLSLKARVYQEVRPHPDVDEAFPGFALETVERLQYRMVMTGADAASLLQMTPFAWRATPDVSKGLMALEQFECETDFLIRFHRRDG
- the cspE gene encoding transcription antiterminator/RNA stability regulator CspE yields the protein MAKIKGQVKWFNESKGFGFITPADGSKDVFVHFSAIQGNGFKTLAEGQNVEFEIQDGQKGPSAVNVVAL
- a CDS encoding DUF2627 domain-containing protein — protein: MNGIFSKEVLSTNVSVEYHFSADPYFSASSSNDSGFSV
- a CDS encoding fructosamine kinase family protein, with translation MWQTIEQLLEEHLGPGDILDRRELPGGEIHSAWYLRYGQHDVFVKCDARELLTKFRAEAEQLELLARSKTVQVPRVYGVGSNRDYSFLLLEYFPSKPASARDAWRLGQQLAQLHQWSDQPQFGLDFDNDLSTTPQPNTWQRRWSSFFAEQRIGWQLQLAAEKGLHFGDIDTLIAQVEKRLSGHQPQPSLLHGDLWSNNCLNTDRGYYLFDPACYWGDRECDLAMLPLHAELPPQIYDGYQSVWSLEKDFVERQPIYQIYYLLNRANLFGGKHVVTAQQAIESQLL
- a CDS encoding YniB family protein; translation: MTYRQAGLFAVIKRIAGWVIFLPALLSTIISLANLIHAFTEKKQGINGVMQDFLHLVVEVLRFNTPFLNIFWYNSPVPEFARLSASATIMFWLIYLLMFVGLALQVSGSRLSRQVKHIREGLEDQLILEKVKGDEGKTREELESRVALPRHTILLQFFPLYILPVVVAVIGYLTLKTVGILA
- a CDS encoding cupin domain-containing protein, producing the protein MRRYFIDDETPWEELGDGIKRKIITWSDELMMVCVHFAKGAIGTPHKHDIHDQIAYVAAGSFEVVIEGEKRILKTGDAYMAVKNEMHGVVSLEEGSVLIDTFSPKRADFL
- the kduI gene encoding 5-dehydro-4-deoxy-D-glucuronate isomerase → MQVRQSIHSDHARQLDTAGLRREFLIERIFDADACTMTYSHIDRIIVGGIMPVHQAVTVGVDVGKQLGVSYFLERRELGAINIGGAGVVSVDGERYEIGHEEAIYIGKGVRDIRFTSVDSAKPARFYYNSAPAHTTYPTRKITAAEASPQTIGDDATSNRRTINKYIVPDVLPTSQLTMGLTKLAEGSLWNTMPCHTHERRMEVYFYFDMDEETAVFHMMGQPQETRHILVHNEQAVISPSWSIHSGVGTKRYTFIWGMVGENQVFSDMDHVKVSELR
- the kduD gene encoding 2-dehydro-3-deoxy-D-gluconate 5-dehydrogenase KduD, giving the protein MILDSFNLQGKVALITGCDTGLGQGMAVGLAEAGCDIVGVNIVEPKETIEKVTATGRRFLSLTADMSDISGHAALVEKAVAEFGKVDILVNNAGIIRREDAIEFSEKNWDDVMNLNIKSVFFMSQTVARQFIKQGHGGKIINIASMLSFQGGIRVPSYTASKSAVMGITRLLANEWAKHNINVNAIAPGYMATNNTQQLRADQDRSKEILERIPAGRWGLPQDLQGPAVFLASSASDYINGYTIAVDGGWLAR